In Gemmatimonadales bacterium, the following are encoded in one genomic region:
- a CDS encoding N-acetylmuramoyl-L-alanine amidase, with amino-acid sequence MTPFKKLTCAVVLLTSVTGSACAQQSDSLPPVPPVHGALRVVVAYPQPNTALDVGDSIFLFGTSGNGDATVTVAGQPAHVAPNGAWLAWVAIPADSAFTLRITARAGHDSATSSLRLLRAGWVREVGAWVDPHSLSPTGDIAMPPDEPLPLTVRAAPGAEVRLRTSTGTVIRFASDSIADPVREGVRAFDHDDRNFVRPVHDDRYVATVRGSLNPARNGELAPGAHVATTGQPPELEIILAGDTTRLRWPISVTRTSTGPLAVLLSNDTSAERITIGRAYPGGTYTWFFPSGTRTRLDMWTGDQARLRLSRQSVAWVPLSEVHLARAVDDARSAIVGSPILATTAYGATLRIPLTRAVPSQVEETDRGIVIHLFDAVSNTNWIRYGAHQRFVSLVTPRQESADRVALEISFDRPLWGWRSRIDGTDLIYDFRAPPPIDSLHPLAGRRIVIDPGHPPNGACGPTGLCEPEANLSVALVVRDELAAAGADVRLTRIDNRPVSLGARVAFADSIDADLLVSIHQNALPDGLNPFTNNGTSTYFNHPQSLALARDVQQRLVTHLALPDLAVTRGDLALVRPTWYPAILTEGLFLMFPDQENALRTAQGRRAYAAGIVEGITDYLQEMARRPEKVQER; translated from the coding sequence GTGACGCCATTCAAGAAGCTTACGTGCGCTGTCGTGCTGCTGACATCGGTGACCGGGAGCGCCTGCGCGCAGCAGTCCGATTCGCTCCCGCCGGTGCCGCCGGTCCACGGGGCGCTCCGCGTGGTGGTCGCCTACCCGCAGCCGAATACGGCGCTTGATGTCGGCGATTCGATCTTCCTCTTCGGCACTTCCGGCAACGGCGATGCGACGGTCACCGTAGCCGGGCAGCCGGCGCATGTGGCGCCAAACGGGGCGTGGCTTGCGTGGGTGGCGATCCCCGCTGACTCCGCGTTCACGCTGCGAATCACGGCGCGGGCCGGGCATGATTCCGCGACATCGTCGCTGCGACTGCTGCGCGCAGGATGGGTGCGAGAGGTCGGTGCCTGGGTCGACCCGCACTCCCTGTCGCCGACCGGTGACATCGCCATGCCGCCCGACGAGCCGCTGCCGTTGACGGTGCGTGCCGCCCCCGGTGCCGAGGTGCGGCTCCGGACCTCAACCGGGACGGTGATCCGCTTCGCGTCGGATTCCATCGCCGATCCGGTGCGCGAAGGGGTGCGCGCATTCGATCACGACGATCGCAATTTCGTTCGTCCGGTGCACGACGATCGCTACGTCGCGACCGTTCGCGGCTCGCTGAATCCGGCGCGGAACGGCGAGCTTGCCCCCGGCGCTCACGTCGCGACGACGGGTCAGCCCCCCGAACTCGAGATCATCCTGGCCGGCGACACCACGCGTCTGCGCTGGCCGATCAGCGTCACCCGCACCAGTACCGGTCCCCTCGCGGTGCTGCTGTCGAACGACACCAGCGCCGAGCGGATCACGATTGGTCGAGCGTATCCGGGCGGCACCTATACCTGGTTCTTTCCGTCCGGCACCAGGACTCGGCTGGACATGTGGACCGGCGATCAGGCGAGGCTCCGACTGTCACGTCAGTCCGTCGCCTGGGTTCCGCTGAGCGAGGTGCATCTCGCGCGTGCGGTGGACGACGCCCGGTCTGCCATCGTCGGCTCCCCCATTCTCGCGACAACGGCGTACGGCGCGACGCTGCGCATCCCGCTGACTCGTGCGGTGCCGTCGCAGGTCGAGGAAACCGATCGGGGCATCGTGATCCATCTCTTTGACGCCGTGTCGAACACCAACTGGATCCGGTACGGCGCGCATCAGCGGTTCGTCTCGCTGGTGACGCCGCGCCAGGAATCGGCCGACCGAGTGGCACTGGAGATCTCCTTCGACCGCCCGCTGTGGGGATGGCGAAGCCGTATCGACGGCACGGACCTGATCTACGACTTCCGCGCACCGCCGCCGATCGATTCACTCCATCCGCTCGCGGGACGCCGGATCGTCATCGACCCGGGGCATCCGCCCAACGGCGCGTGCGGCCCGACCGGACTCTGTGAGCCGGAAGCGAATCTCTCCGTCGCGCTCGTGGTGCGCGATGAGCTCGCTGCCGCCGGCGCCGACGTGCGCCTGACACGCATCGATAATCGTCCGGTGTCACTCGGTGCGCGAGTCGCCTTCGCCGATTCGATCGATGCCGACCTCCTGGTGTCGATCCATCAGAACGCACTTCCCGACGGGCTCAACCCGTTCACCAACAACGGCACCAGCACCTATTTCAATCATCCGCAGTCACTGGCGCTCGCGCGCGACGTTCAACAGCGCCTTGTCACCCATCTTGCACTTCCCGATCTCGCGGTCACTCGCGGCGATCTCGCGCTGGTCCGGCCGACGTGGTACCCCGCGATTCTCACCGAAGGGCTCTTTCTGATGTTCCCCGACCAGGAGAATGCCTTGCGGACGGCGCAGGGGCGGCGCGCATACGCGGCGGGGATCGTCGAGGGAATCACCGATTACCTGCAGGAGATGGCCCGTCGGCCGGAAAAGGTTCAAGAGCGGTAA
- a CDS encoding protein phosphatase 2C domain-containing protein, translating into MRESRPAGGDVGERGALYLVADGMGGAAAGEVASEMAATNIHRYLIDTWRSDKQLTEDRFAHRLKEAVELANLQIHNYAREHPEVRGMGTTATVAGLWRDRLYLAQIGDSRGYLVRGGEARQLTRDQSLTQRLVDVGELTEEQAEASERRNIILQALGPDALIKVDLSWQPLQRGDVLIICSDGLSNLVRRDDLARAVAEEPDLSTICHRLVSLANERGGPDNITVVAVRFEGDALPETASDEPGYHELKTSAERPALQPTAAMPAVARPTAAPAPALRRGSPTGVALAALAVVMALIAIALFLRR; encoded by the coding sequence GTGCGCGAATCGCGGCCGGCCGGCGGCGACGTCGGCGAACGCGGCGCCCTCTATCTCGTGGCCGACGGAATGGGCGGCGCGGCCGCCGGTGAGGTTGCCAGCGAGATGGCGGCGACCAACATCCATCGCTACCTGATCGACACCTGGCGCAGCGACAAGCAGCTTACCGAAGACCGTTTCGCACACCGGCTCAAGGAAGCGGTCGAGCTCGCCAATCTCCAGATCCACAATTATGCGCGCGAGCACCCCGAAGTCCGGGGCATGGGGACCACGGCGACTGTCGCCGGCCTCTGGCGCGACCGCCTCTATCTGGCGCAGATCGGCGATTCGCGCGGCTATCTCGTGCGCGGCGGCGAAGCGCGGCAACTGACCCGGGACCAGTCGCTGACCCAGCGGCTCGTCGATGTCGGAGAGCTCACCGAAGAACAGGCGGAAGCGAGCGAGCGGCGCAACATCATCCTGCAGGCGCTCGGGCCCGACGCGCTCATCAAGGTCGATCTCAGCTGGCAGCCGCTCCAGCGGGGCGATGTCCTGATCATCTGCAGCGACGGATTGTCGAACCTGGTGCGCCGCGACGACCTTGCCCGCGCCGTCGCCGAGGAACCCGACCTCTCCACGATCTGCCACCGCCTCGTCTCGCTGGCGAACGAACGCGGCGGTCCCGACAACATCACCGTCGTGGCCGTGCGGTTCGAGGGCGATGCCCTGCCCGAGACCGCCAGCGACGAACCGGGATATCATGAACTCAAGACGTCGGCCGAACGGCCGGCGCTGCAACCAACCGCTGCGATGCCCGCGGTCGCCCGCCCCACCGCGGCGCCGGCGCCGGCGCTGCGGCGCGGATCGCCCACCGGTGTCGCCCTGGCGGCGCTCGCCGTCGTCATGGCGTTGATCGCCATCGCCCTCTTCCTCCGCCGCTAA
- a CDS encoding anhydro-N-acetylmuramic acid kinase has translation MTEAPMLLVGLMSGTSLDGMDAAVVRVRGPTRLELVGFAHRPYSPAERGRIEAVLAGASVAETARLHTALADWAVDAVEVALELSHVRADAIAAIAFPGQTIWHEPPIVSWQLGEPAVLAERFGVKVIHNFRSRDVAAGGQGAPLVPVADALCFGAADHPRILLNLGGMANVTWVRRRADLDAVVAGDTGPGMAIIDGVARLVNPSLSFDDDGALADQGTIDETVLTELLQAPFFAGPPPRSTGREFFGQRYAAELHRRVPGPDGVRTAVALTVESVVRFCEAHLPEAPEVVAAGGGTQHPVLMRTLATQLAARGMELTRFDDLFFPSQAKEAAAFALLGWLTLHGQPGNVPGATGANGPRVLGSITPP, from the coding sequence ATGACCGAAGCACCGATGCTCCTGGTCGGGTTGATGTCAGGGACATCGCTCGACGGAATGGACGCGGCGGTGGTCCGGGTGCGCGGACCGACGCGACTCGAACTGGTCGGCTTTGCGCACCGGCCGTACAGCCCCGCCGAACGCGGCCGGATCGAGGCGGTCCTCGCCGGCGCCAGCGTGGCGGAGACCGCGCGACTCCACACCGCGCTCGCGGATTGGGCTGTCGATGCGGTCGAGGTGGCGCTCGAACTCTCGCACGTGCGTGCCGACGCGATTGCCGCGATCGCATTTCCCGGCCAGACGATCTGGCATGAGCCGCCGATTGTCAGCTGGCAACTAGGTGAGCCCGCCGTGCTCGCCGAGCGATTCGGAGTCAAGGTGATCCACAACTTCCGCTCCCGCGATGTGGCGGCTGGGGGTCAAGGCGCGCCGCTGGTCCCCGTCGCGGATGCGCTCTGCTTCGGTGCGGCCGATCATCCGAGGATCCTCCTCAACCTCGGCGGAATGGCGAATGTGACGTGGGTGCGGCGCCGCGCCGATCTCGATGCCGTCGTCGCGGGCGACACGGGGCCCGGCATGGCGATCATCGACGGAGTGGCGCGGCTGGTGAATCCGTCACTGTCGTTCGACGACGACGGCGCGCTGGCCGACCAGGGGACGATCGACGAAACTGTGCTCACCGAGCTGTTGCAGGCGCCGTTTTTCGCGGGGCCGCCGCCGCGGAGCACCGGGCGCGAATTCTTTGGCCAGCGCTACGCCGCCGAACTGCATCGCCGCGTCCCCGGTCCCGATGGTGTTCGCACCGCCGTGGCGCTCACCGTCGAAAGTGTGGTGCGCTTCTGTGAGGCGCATCTCCCCGAGGCGCCCGAAGTGGTGGCCGCAGGCGGCGGGACGCAGCACCCCGTGCTCATGCGCACGCTTGCCACGCAACTGGCGGCGCGCGGGATGGAGCTCACGCGCTTCGACGATCTCTTCTTTCCGTCACAGGCAAAGGAAGCCGCGGCGTTCGCCCTGCTGGGGTGGCTGACGCTGCACGGGCAACCGGGCAACGTGCCGGGCGCCACCGGCGCCAACGGTCCGCGAGTGCTGGGATCGATCACGCCGCCGTGA